From a region of the Macrobrachium rosenbergii isolate ZJJX-2024 chromosome 24, ASM4041242v1, whole genome shotgun sequence genome:
- the LOC136851788 gene encoding craniofacial development protein 2-like — MTGRGRELADLMRKRKVDVLCVQETRWKGNKAKELGDGYKLYYSGANKQGRNGVGIVLSGELKNTVIEVQRKNDRIIRLKMCFGGESLNIISAYAPQVGCTEDEKGSFWRDMDGVMQEVEEHERVIVGADLNGHVGCENEAIGRVHGGHGIGERNPEGENVVDFAVALDMAIVNTFFMKKREHLITYRSGGRCSQIDYFLYKRIKLGEVKNCKVIPGDHVAPQHRLLCMDLKRKRERKTKAKGIRKIKWYKLVREEDKKREFKRRVLEDIDIGIEDVQEWWARNAAVIRRHGKELLGETSGIIWEERESWWWKEDIGKVVKDKKEAKKRWKSHSQWKTEIGSERKTRW, encoded by the coding sequence ATGACTGGGAGAGGTAGAGAGTTGGCTGACCTGATGAGGAAAAGGAAAGTAGATGTTTTGTGTGTGCAAGAAACgcgatggaaaggaaataaagctAAAGAATTGGGGGATGGATATAAGCTGTACTATAGTGGAGCAAATAAACAAGGCAGAAATGGAGTTGGCATAGTACTGTCTGGTGAATTGAAGAATACAGTGATAGAAGTACAAAGAAAGAATGACCGTATCATCAGATTAAAGATGTGCTTTGGGGGAGAGAGTCTGAATATTATAAGTGCATACGCACCACAAGTTGGTTGCACAGAAGACGAGAAGGGAAGTTTCTGGAGAGACATGGATGGAGTAATGCAAGAAGTGGAAGAACATGAGAGGGTGATAGTGGGGGCAGATTTGAATGGCCATGTTGGATGTGAAAATGAGGCGATTGGTCGGGTGCATGGGGGCCATGGAATTGGGGAGAGAAACCCAGAAGGGGAGAATGTAGTGGACTTTGCTGTGGCACTCGACATGGCAATAGTAAAcacattctttatgaagaaaaggGAACACCTAATAACATACAGGAGTGGGGGAAGATGCTCCCAAATAGACTACTTTCTATATAAAAGGATAAAGCTGGGGGAGGTCAAGAACTGCAAAGTTATCCCAGGCGACCATGTAGCCCCCCAACACAGACTGCTATGCATGGATTTGAAgcgaaaaagggaaagaaaaaccaaagctaaagggataaggaaaattaaatggtacAAATTAGTGAGGGAGGAGGATAAGAAGAGAGAGTTTAAGAGGAGGGTTTTGGAGGACATTGATATAGGAATTGAAGATGTTCAAGAATGGTGGGCACGAAATGCAGCAGTAATTAGAAGACATGGAAAGGAGCTGCTGGGAGAGACATCGGGGATCATATGGGAGGAAAGGGAGAGTTGGTGGTGGAAGGAAGACATTGGGAAAgtagtaaaagataaaaaggaggCAAAGAAGAGATGGAAGAGTCACAGTCAGTGGAAGACAGAGATCggttcagagagaaaaacaaggtgGTGA
- the LOC136851789 gene encoding uncharacterized protein → MVAQATAKSYDDVYNELGTKEGLNKMIKLSKARNKSTKDITHIKQIKDQDGVVLRKEEDIMKRWKEYFEQLLNEENNRLIRGDGQVNIGMVMRFSKQEVLDALKKMKNGKATGPDMIPVEAWKALGDEGVDILYDLMIKILEQEKIPNEWHGSILIPIFKGSGDVQECGNYRGIKLMSHTLKILERMIDARLREEVEIGLTLNI, encoded by the exons ATGGTAGCCCAAGCTACAGCAAAGTCGTATGATGATGTGTATAATGAGCTGGGGACGAAGGAAGGATTAAATAAGATGATCAAGCTATCAAAGGCTAGAAATAAGAGCACCAAAGATATTAcacatatcaaacaaataaaagatcaagatGGGGTAGTACttagaaaggaagaagacatcatgaagagatggaaagaatatttcgaacagctgttaaatgaagaaaataataggcTAATAAGAGGGGATGGGCAGGTGAACATTGGCATGGTGATGAGGTTTTCTAAGCAAGAGGTGCTGGATgcactgaagaagatgaagaatgggaagGCAACCGGACCAGACATGATACCTGTGGAGGCATGGAAGGCATTAGGGGATGAAGGAGTGGATATACTTTACGATCTTATGATAAAGATCCTTgagcaggaaaagataccaaatgaGTGGCATGGGAGTATACTGATCCCAATTTTCAAAGGGAGTGGAGATGTCCAAGAGTGTGGTAATTATAGGGGTATTAAACTAATGTCCCACACTTTGAAGATACTGGAAAGGATGATAGATGCCAGACTAagggaagaagtagaaatag GGTTAACATTGAATATTTAA
- the LOC136851790 gene encoding uncharacterized protein, producing MATETEALGANLHADTLIQTVYDDAVHHVIEIGSEIEQYLAGTGEPALEILQNYSSDLQGALQNLENTWLHYQSVLTRNPDLLGPKLRDYRAAGRNARKIRNDLSAKINEKTLSKVSDTGISPNKGNGALPLPRLPHIKIPDFDGKYREWPAFWDLYSSVIHNRTDITSVLKFSILRSSLKGNAFRVIEGLSITNQNYDVAIQMLKETYLDSSRLTRSLLREFNNLPSPRHNYEELLNFRLAYRKLMLQASNNEVNVEQSESLLTNILLQKLSPETSKLLISKYQTFDLSLSQISEGLKYALDLFEYCKELSSHDSKSVGHNPLKVASIVSRSDSGKSVSSSSVTTSDLGNNGSVSVQSSAVLPRYCSEGTLVSTAIPTATVQVSGGGTKLQTRTFFDTGSQRSFICPSLVQELNLKTLDRITLSLSPFGCDPVSVTCDLVKVVVRLGKSRISVKALVHNNVDTSIFTPGIAKVATFLRSKGVKLADRYLTSDNVNCIQLIIGVDYFHKFIHNQSSTMGICTFSTAGGALIYGPMPQWSYDQSMNIVATQHVICARVGVMDLCSECCSISNLWELDAIGIKEFDLSPEERRTVEQFEHSIHKVNNQYVVSLPFKSSCRPPTNYRIALGQLKSLMGKFISDPLLWHHYSSILSEYLNLGFIESVPPSEPIKGHYLLYHHVKKDSSTTPIRIVFNASFKRSGTYSLNICLLTGPSLTTKLFESLLAFRTNPWAVISDISKAFLRIGIDESSRDWCRFIWMTDTTDPSSIVSYRFKVVCFGATCSPFLLQSTLNYHFTNHSHLLAKSLMSCFYVDNFLCTYENVEQMLADYPVINHILEQADLWKLNLKWDEPVSPEIIERFNRVKEQLLTVSTIEFPRFAVSQENVSCIYFVTPLKRPLVQLHTQLI from the exons ATGGCTACAGAGACAGAAGCGCTAGGTGCAAATTTGCATGCTGATACACTCATTCAGACAGTGTATGATGATGCTGTTCATCATGTTATAGAGATAGGAAGTGAGATAGAGCAGTACTTGGCAGGCACAGGTGAACCTGCTCTTGAAATTCTTCAGAATTATAGTAGTGACCTGCAAGGTGCTTTGCAGAATCTGGAGAATACTTGGCTTCATTATCAGTCAGTGTTGACTAGAAATCCTGATTTATTGGGTCCCAAATTACGAGACTATAGAGCTGCTGGTCGCAATGCTAGGAAAATCAGAAATGATTTATCTgctaaaattaatgagaaaacccTGTCTAAGGTTAGTGATACAGGTATTTCTCCTAATAAGGGGAATGGTGCACTTCCCTTGCCAAGGTTACCACATATAAAGATACCAGATTTTGATGGTAAGTATCGGGAATGGCCAGCATTTTGGGATTTGTACAGTAGTGTCATTCATAACCGTACTGATATAACCAGTGTTTTGAAGTTCAGTATTTTAAGGTCCAGTCTCAAAGGTAATGCTTTTAGGGTCATAGAAGGTCTTAGTATTACTAATCAGAATTATGATGTGGCTATACAGATGCTGAAAGAGACCTATCTCGATAGTAGCCGTCTAACTCGTTCCTTGCTTAGAGAGTTTAATAATTTACCCTCTCCCAGACATAATTATGAAGAATTGTTGAATTTTAGACTTGCTTATAGGAAGCTGATGTTGCAGGCAAGTAATAATGAAGTCAATGTAGAACAGTCTGAGTCTCTCCTTACAAATATTTTGCTCCAGAAGTTGTCGCCGGAGACATCAAAGTTACTTATCAGCAAATATCAAACATTTGATCTTTCACTCTCTCAGATTTCAGAAGGGTTGAAGTATGCACTAGATTTGTTTGAATACTGTAAAGAACTAAGTTCTCATGATTCGAAATCAGTTGGTCATAACCCTCTAAAAGTAGCTTCCATTGTGTCTCGGTCAGATTCAGGTAAG AGTGTTAGTTCAAGTTCTGTTACCACAAGTGATTTGGGTAATAATGGTTCTGTATCTGTACAGTCAAGTGCAGTATTACCTCGATATTGTTCGGAAGGTACGTTAGTTTCAACTGCAATACCTACAGCAACTGTTCAAGTTTCAGGTGGTGGCACAAAATTGCAAACACGTACCTTTTTTGATACAGGTTCCCAGAGATCATTTATTTGTCCCTCACTTGTACAGGAGTTAAACCTTAAGACTTTGGATAGGATTACACTATCCCTTTCTCCATTTGGGTGTGACCCAGTGTCAGTTACTTGTGATCTGGTTAAGGTGGTGGTTCGCTTGGGTAAATCAAGAATTTCAGTTAAAGCATTGGTTCATAATAATGTTGACACTAGTATTTTCACTCCTGGTATAGCTAAGGTTGCCACATTCCTTCGTAGTAAAGGTGTTAAATTGGCCGATCGCTACCTTACTAGTGATAATGTTAATTGTATTCAGTTGATTATTGGTGTAGactattttcacaaatttatacATAATCAGTCTAGTACTATGGGTATTTGTACTTTCAGTACAGCTGGTGGTGCCCTCATTTATGGTCCCATGCCTCAGTGGTCTTATGATCAGTCAATGAATATTGTAGCCACCCAGCATGTAATATGTGCACGTGTTGGTGTAATGGACCTCTGTAGTGAGTGTTGTAGCATTTCCAATCTTTGGGAATTGGATGCCATAGGAATAAAGGAGTTTGACCTCTCGCCAGAGGAGAGAAGAACGGTTGAACAGTTTGAGCATTCTATTCATAAGGTTAATAACCAGTATGTGGTAAGTTTGCCATTTAAGTCAAGTTGCAGACCACCTACAAATTATCGTATAGCACTTGGACAATTGAAGTCATTGATGGGGAAATTCATTAGTGATCCCTTACTTTGGCACCATTATAGTAGTATTTTGTCTGAGTATTTGAATTTAGGATTTATTGAAAGTGTTCCACCGTCGGAACCAATCAAAGGTCACTACTTGCTTTATCATCATGTAAAGAAGGACTCGAGTACAACCCCAATACGTATTGTATTTAATGCCTCTTTTAAAAGGTCTGGCACTTATTCTCTAAATATATGTTTACTAACAGGGCCATCTTTGACCACTAAGTTGTTTGAATCACTTCTTGCATTTAGAACCAATCCTTGGGCAGTTATTTCAGACATAAGCAAAGCATTTCTCAGGATTGGGATTGATGAATCATCCCGAGATTGGTGTAGATTCATTTGGATGACAGACACCACAGACCCCTCAAGTATTGTATCATACAGATTTAAGGTTGTATGTTTTGGTGCTACTTGTTCACCTTTCCTTTTGCAAAGTACCTTAAATTATCACTTTACTAACCATTCACACCTATTGGCAAAATCTCTGATGTCTTGcttttatgtagataattttcTGTGTACTTATGAGAATGTTGAACAAATGTTAGCTGACTACCCTGTTATTAACCATATATTAGAGCAGGCAG atttGTGGAAACTAAATTTGAAGTGGGATGAACCAGTCAGCCCAGAGATTATTGAGAGATTTAATAGAGTTAAAGAGCAATTGCTTACAGTTTCTACCATAGAATTTCCTAGATTTGCTGTTTCCCAGGAAAATGTCAGCTGCATATATTTTGTGACTCCTCTCAAAAGGCCTTTGGTGCAGTTGCATACTCAGTTGATTTGA
- the LOC136851791 gene encoding uncharacterized protein encodes MEHMQNLSVKWKFSVPRAPWKNGFFERLIGVTKGGLAKALYRKVVSFEELRTLTSEFSAIINNRPLTYLSEDSMECLTPAHLIFGRSVCLSPPLNILASDEIPYAENLDLRNQYARLSSVLCKFEKLWNSDYLTALRERHYSSVNNCECPFKEGDIVLVDLGTSRKWWPLGRIQKLIPSTDGVVRSLLIKPTTIDIKEGETGQSRASKAPLLCVDSQKWQRQQLQRPAATELPLAPSAGPSTVLHTETGS; translated from the exons ATGGAGCATATGCAGAATTTATCTGTTaaatggaagttttctgtaccaAGGGCTCCATGGAAAAATGGGTTTTTTGAACGTTTAATAGGCGTCACAAAAGGAGGTTTAGCTAAAGCCCTTTATAGAAAAGTTGTATCCTTTGAAGAACTGAGAACCCTTACATCAGAATTTTCTGCTATTATTAATAATCGTCCACTTACATACCTTTCAGAGGACAGTATGGAATGTTTGACTCCTGCACATCTTATATTTGGGCGAAGTGTGTGTTTGTCACCACCTCTGAATATCCTGGCTAGTGATGAGATCCCTTATGCTGAAAACTTGGATCTAAGGAATCAGTATGCTAGGCTGTCTAGCGTGCTGTGTAAGTTTGAGAAGTTGTGGAATAGTGATTACCTCACCGCTTTAAGGGAAAGACACTATAGCAGTGTTAACAATTGTGAATGCCCCTTTAAAGAGGGTGATATTGTCCTTGTTGATTTGGGAACTTCCCGTAAATGGTGGCCATTAGGTCGCATACAAAAGCTCATACCTAGTACAGATGGTGTTGTACGGTCCTTACTCATAAAG CCCACTACCATAGATATAAAGGAGGGAGAGACTGGACAGTCACGTGCAAGTAAGGCACCATTGCTATGTGTTGATTCCCAGAAATGGCAGAGGCAGCAACTGCAAAGACCAGCAGCAACAGAGCTACCTCTGGCACCCAGTGCTGGGCCATCAACTGTGTTACATACAGAAACAGGATCATAA